Proteins found in one Salvia splendens isolate huo1 chromosome 10, SspV2, whole genome shotgun sequence genomic segment:
- the LOC121753170 gene encoding probable serine/threonine-protein kinase PBL7, whose translation MGWFLCSGKSKKRVKKEHDKKCDDQIPSEKLKANPLFDVKKEPSKDGGSGRIAAHTFTFRELATAAKNFRPDCLLGEGGFGRVYKGRLESTNQVVAIKQLDRNGLQGNREFLVEVLMLSLLHHPNLVNLIGYCADGDQRLLVYEFMPLGSLEDHLHDLPPDKKRLDWNTRMKIAAGAAKGLEYLHDKANPPVIYRDLKCSNILLDEDYHPKLSDFGLAKLGPVGDKTHVSTRVMGTYGYCAPEYAMTGQLTLKSDVYSFGVVLLEIITGRKAIDNSRAAGEHNLVAWARPLFKDRRKFSQMADPTLHGQYPARGLYQALAVAAMCVQEQPNMRPLMADVVTALTYLASQKYDPETQPVQRPSSSSSTPRMRRESR comes from the exons ATGGGGTGGTTCCTTTGTTCTGGAAAATCGAAGAAGAGAGTGAAGAAAGAACATGATAAGAAGTGTGATGATCAGATCCCTTCAG AAAAACTAAAGGCGAATCCATTGTTTGATGTAAAGAAGGAACCTTCTAAAGACGGAGGGTCTGGTCGCATTGCTGCTCACACGTTTACCTTCCGTGAGTTGGCCACGGCTGCCAAAAACTTTAGACCAGATTGTCTTTTAGGTGAAGGTGGATTTGGTAGAGTGTATAAAGGAAGACTAGAAAGCACCAACCAG GTTGTGGCTATAAAGCAACTTGATCGCAATGGTTTGCAAGGAAACAGGGAATTTCTTGTTGAGGTCTTGATGTTGAGTCTACTTCATCACCCGAACTTAGTGAACTTGATCGGATACTGTGCTGATGGAGATCAGAGACTCTTGGTATATGAATTCATGCCATTAGGATCGTTGGAAGACCATCTACACG ACCTTCCACCAGATAAGAAGCGCCTGGATTGGAATACAAGAATGAAAATAGCTGCTGGAGCAGCAAAGGGTTTGGAGTATTTGCATGATAAAGCAAACCCGCCTGTTATATATCGAGATCTAAAGTGTTCAAATATCTTACTCGACGAAGATTATCATCCCAAGTTGTCTGATTTTGGGTTGGCCAAATTAGGCCCTGTTGGTGACAAGACACATGTGTCCACTAGAGTGATGGGAACCTATGGTTATTGTGCACCGGAATACGCCATGACGGGACAACTCACTTTAAAATCCGACGTCTATAGCTTTGGAGTTGTCCTTCTAGAAATCATTACAGGCAGAAAGGCCATTGACAATTCAAGAGCTGCTGGTGAACACAATCTTGTTGCTTGG GCTCGGCCTCTATTTAAAGATCGTAGGAAGTTCTCACAAATGGCCGATCCCACGCTCCATGGCCAGTATCCGGCGAGGGGACTATACCAAGCTCTCGCCGTCGCGGCAATGTGTGTACAGGAGCAACCAAATATGCGGCCTCTAATGGCGGATGTGGTGACGGCTTTAACTTACCTTGCTTCGCAGAAATATGACCCCGAGACTCAGCCCGTGCAGAGGCCGAGCTCCAGCTCCTCGACTCCAAGAATGCGAAGAGAGTCGCGATGA